In Zingiber officinale cultivar Zhangliang chromosome 6A, Zo_v1.1, whole genome shotgun sequence, a single genomic region encodes these proteins:
- the LOC121998712 gene encoding protein unc-13 homolog, whose product MVRRRPSGVSPFVAEETDEEGAALEWPFGRLDDLTRDDFRAAAYEIFFTAFRSAPGIGSRSGNYDASADQAGRSPASSHIAAGAGGGANMSVNSRIKKSLGLRTRRAAPMRVMSHLSSPAMSPAMGGGGGTLGPSSGKLRQRPMTSAEIMRQQLGITEHRDNCLRKTLVRTVVGQGGKKAETIILPLELLRHLKPSDFSDMNEYHHWQRRQLKILEAGLLLHPSVPLDRMNSAAIRFAEVIRSSAAKPIDTGKNSEAMRTLCNSVMALAWRSNGVPGEVCHWADGYPLNVYLYLALLRSVFDRRDETVVLDEVDELLELIKKTWSTFGINRMVHNACFAWILFEQYIVTGQVEPDLISATLAMLVEVANDAKRQDREPGYVRVLSASLGTMQAWAEKRLLEYHEWYDKGTVGVMENVLGLALLTSQILSEDASSNGINAGVIPQRTPLFPTKFSSISCVEQYVRSSLKSAFTKVFENGNGKFDSMVVEVDEDPNDTLVHLAKEVESLAVFEKENYSCILKRWHPVPVAVSLVTLHTCYGIVLKQHLSRIEGLTNEVVRVLHIAGKLEKMLVQMAVEESADAEAEAKMILREMVPYEVDSIIVSLLRNWIDERLRMGRECVTRAKDTESWNPKSKTEPYAQSAVDLMKLAKVTVDEFFEIQVGGRDDLAQTLAEGLDSLIQDYTSFVASCGSKQSYSPALPPLTRCNQDSMMLLLWKAATPCKAGIDPGLIGCKSGMKPNLLPVRKGAGDGTNHPRPTVSRGTQRLYVRLNTLHYLLGLLHSIDKSLSFFSRPGPSPSPRTPRRTPLRRRAVGPTHFDLARSAIHSAILHVAEVAAHRLIFLDSAPSFYDSLYVGGVGESRIRPTLRSLKQNLSLLVTVLSDRAQPLAVREIMKASFEAFLLVVLAGGPARAFYHSDYGMVMEDLANLKRIFCTCGEGLVTEEVVQKEAAGLEGVVALMSLQTEKLVEDFTIMACEASGLGRSMERVPMPPTTGRWSRTDANTVLRVLCHRNDDAANRFLKKAFDLPKRK is encoded by the exons ATGGTCCGCCGGCGCCCCTCCGGTGTCTCCCCCTTCGTTGCGGAGGAGACCGACGAGGAAGGCGCCGCGCTAGAATGGCCCTTCGGCCGCCTCGACGACCTCACGCGCGACGACTTCCGCGCTGCCGCCTACGAGATCTTCTTCACCGCGTTCCGATCCGCGCCCGGCATCGGCAGCCGATCCGGAAACTACGATGCCTCTGCCGACCAAGCTGGCCGCTCCCCGGCCTCCTCCCACATCGCGGCCGGCGCGGGAGGGGGCGCCAATATGTCCGTCAATAGCCGGATCAAGAAATCTCTAGGGCTTCGCACGCGGCGGGCCGCCCCGATGCGGGTCATGTCGCACCTCTCGTCGCCCGCCATGTCGCCCGCCATGGGTGGAGGCGGAGGAACCCTCGGGCCGTCCTCGGGGAAGCTGAGGCAGCGGCCGATGACCTCCGCGGAGATCATGCGGCAGCAGTTGGGCATCACGGAGCACAGGGATAACTGCCTCCGGAAAACCCTCGTCCGCACCGTTGTCGGTCAG GGCGGGAAAAAAGCGGAAACCATCATTCTTCCCTTGGAGCTCCTTCGCCACTTGAAACCCTCGGATTTCAGTGACATGAACGAGTACCACCACTGGCAACGCCGGCAGCTCAAAATCCTCGAAGCCGGCCTCCTCCTGCACCCTTCCGTCCCCTTGGATCGAATGAACTCCGCGGCCATTCGATTCGCCGAGGTCATCCGATCGAGCGCCGCGAAGCCCATCGACACCGGCAAGAACTCGGAAGCCATGCGCACGCTCTGCAACTCCGTCATGGCCCTCGCCTGGCGTTCCAATGGAGTTCCCGGCGAGGTGTGCCATTGGGCCGACGGCTACCCCCTCAACGTCTACCTCTACTTAGCCTTGCTCCGCTCCGTGTTCGACCGGAGAGACGAGACGGTGGTGCTCGACGAAGTAGACGAGCTTCTCGAGCTGATCAAGAAGACATGGAGCACCTTCGGCATCAACCGGATGGTTCACAACGCGTGCTTCGCTTGGATCCTGTTCGAGCAGTACATAGTCACTGGGCAAGTGGAACCCGACCTCATCTCCGCGACGCTGGCCATGCTCGTCGAGGTGGCCAACGACGCCAAGAGGCAAGACAGAGAGCCCGGCTACGTGCGAGTCCTATCAGCTTCGCTGGGCACAATGCAAGCGTGGGCCGAGAAGCGGCTGCTCGAGTACCACGAGTGGTACGACAAAGGCACGGTCGGGGTGATGGAGAATGTGCTCGGCTTGGCGCTTCTCACCTCGCAAATACTCAGCGAAGATGCTTCGAGCAACGGAATTAATGCCGGGGTTATCCCCCAGCGCACGCCTCTGTTTCCCACCAAATTCTCATCGATAAGCTGCGTCGAACAGTACGTAAGGTCTTCCTTGAAGAGCGCTTTCACCAAG GTGTTCGAGAATGGGAACGGAAAGTTCGATAGCATGGTGGTCGAAGTAGACGAGGACCCGAACGATACGCTGGTCCATCTCGCCAAGGAAGTGGAGAGCTTGGCTGTGTTCGAGAAGGAAAACTACAGTTGCATACTCAAGAGATGGCATCCGGTTCCTGTGGCTGTTTCCCTGGTGACCCTCCACACTTGTTATGGCATCGTGCTAAAGCAGCATTTGTCTCGGATTGAAGGCCTGACGAACGAGGTGGTTAGGGTCCTGCACATCGCAGGGAAGCTGGAGAAGATGCTGGTTCAGATGGCCGTGGAGGAGTCAGCCGATGCCGAGGCCGAAGCGAAGATGATCTTGAGGGAGATGGTTCCCTACGAGGTGGATTCCATCATCGTGAGTCTCTTGAGGAACTGGATAGATGAGAGGTTGAGGATGGGGAGGGAGTGCGTTACCAGAGCTAAAGATACTGAG AGTTGGAACCCGAAGTCGAAGACGGAGCCGTACGCGCAATCGGCAGTTGATCTGATGAAGCTGGCTAAGGTGACAGTGGATGAGTTCTTCGAGATCCAAGTTGGAGGGAGGGATGATCTTGCTCAGACGCTCGCTGAAGGCTTGGATTCTCTGATTCAGGACTACACTTCTTTCGTTGCGTCGTGCG GTTCGAAACAGAGTTATAGTCCTGCCCTTCCGCCATTAACGAGATGCAATCAGGACTCCATGATGCTCCTACTGTGGAAGGCGGCCACCCCGTGCAAAGCCGGCATCGACCCCGGCCTCATCGGTTGCAagtctggcatgaagcccaacCTCCTTCCCGTCCGCAAGGGTGCCGGCGACGGCACTAACCACCCCCGCCCCACCGTGAGCCGCGGCACCCAGCGGCTCTACGTCCGCCTCAACACCCTGCACTACCTCCTCGGACTTCTCCACTCTATCGACAAGTCCTTGTCGTTCTTCTCCCGGCCCGGCCCTTCCCCTTCCCCGCGCACCCCCCGGCGCACCCCCCTCCGCCGCCGCGCCGTCGGCCCCACCCATTTCGACCTCGCCCGATCCGCCATCCACTCCGCGATCCTCCACGTGGCCGAGGTCGCTGCCCACCGGCTAATCTTCCTCGACTCCGCCCCTAGCTTCTACGACTCCCTGTACGTCGGCGGCGTGGGCGAGTCCCGCATCCGACCCACCCTCCGCTCCCTCAAGCAGAACCTCTCCCTCCTCGTCACCGTGCTCAGCGACCGCGCGCAGCCTCTGGCGGTGCGCGAGATCATGAAGGCCTCCTTCGAGGCCTTCCTGCTGGTGGTGCTCGCAGGCGGCCCCGCCAGGGCTTTCTACCACTCCGATTACGGGATGGTGATGGAGGACCTGGCGAACTTGAAGCGCATCTTCTGCACCTGCGGCGAGGGGCTGGTGACGGAGGAGGTGGTGCAGAAGGAGGCGGCGGGGCTGGAGGGGGTGGTGGCGCTGATGAGCCTGCAGACGGAGAAGCTGGTGGAGGACTTCACTATCATGGCTTGCGAGGCTAGCGGGCTGGGGAGGTCCATGGAGAGGGTGCCTATGCCGCCGACGACCGGCCGGTGGAGCAGGACCGACGCCAACACGGTGCTCAGGGTACTGTGCCACCGGAACGACGATGCCGCCAACCGGTTCTTGAAGAAGGCGTTCGATTTGCCGAAGAGGAAATGA